The Sorangiineae bacterium MSr11367 genome window below encodes:
- a CDS encoding tetratricopeptide repeat protein, translated as MSAKKWFALMLLGCAFSGVVPAGADPQPNPQEFFQRSYDAEAVGKLQDALAPMDALPGAARNGYVAQVRRGWLLYKLGRHAEAVDAYAKASALEPRSVESRLGILAPQIAMRRWSDVESAARETLKLDPNNYSANAKLAYAYYNLGRFGEAAAVYKKITDAYPADVEIRSGLGWSYLKASKAGDAIREFRRILEVAPKHALAREGLSAAGASE; from the coding sequence ATGAGCGCCAAAAAGTGGTTTGCCCTCATGCTGCTCGGGTGCGCGTTCAGTGGCGTCGTCCCGGCAGGGGCCGACCCGCAACCGAATCCCCAAGAGTTTTTCCAGCGATCGTACGACGCCGAGGCCGTTGGCAAATTGCAGGATGCCCTCGCTCCGATGGACGCACTTCCGGGCGCGGCCCGCAATGGCTACGTTGCGCAGGTTCGGCGCGGGTGGCTGCTGTACAAGCTGGGGCGCCACGCCGAAGCGGTCGATGCGTACGCCAAGGCGAGTGCACTCGAGCCCCGCTCCGTCGAATCCCGCCTCGGCATATTGGCACCGCAAATCGCGATGCGCCGCTGGTCCGACGTGGAGAGTGCGGCGCGCGAAACGTTGAAGCTCGATCCGAACAATTACTCGGCCAATGCAAAGTTGGCCTATGCTTATTACAATCTCGGTCGTTTTGGCGAGGCGGCGGCCGTATACAAAAAGATCACCGACGCGTACCCAGCGGACGTCGAGATCCGCTCGGGGCTAGGGTGGTCGTACCTCAAGGCATCGAAGGCCGGCGATGCGATTCGCGAGTTCCGGCGCATCCTCGAGGTGGCGCCCAAGCATGCGTTGGCCCGTGAAGGCCTTTCGGCCGCCGGCGCCAGCGAGTGA